The genomic stretch AACACCACCAGGTCCGGCGCCTCGCGGGACATGGCCCCACGCGCGTCGTGGAGTGAATGCGCCAGCGTGACGCGGAAGCCCTCGTGGCGCAGCACGGAGGCCGCCAGCGAGGCGAAGGTCCGGTCGTCATCCACCAACAGCAGATAGGTGCTCATCGGGCCACCTCCAACGGAAGGCGCAGCGTGAAGCGGCTTCCCAGCGGACTCCGGACATAGTTCAGACTGCCACCATGGGCCTCCACGGAGGCACGCGCCATGGGCAGCCCCAGCCCCACGCCCTTGGCCCGCCCGGTAGCGAAAGGTTCCCACAACCTGGGCTCGAGACGCGGATCCACGCCGCCCGCATTGTCCTCCACCACGAGCACGGCGTCATGGTCGTCCCGCGTCAGACGCACGCTTACCCACGGAGCCAACTGCATCCCTGTGTCCTTCGCCACCGCGCCCGCCTCCACCGCGTTGCGCAACACGTTGTCAATGGCGGACACCAGCAGCGCGGCATCCCCCTGGACCCACAGGGACTCCTCCAGGGAGGTGGTCAGGGCCACGGCCTCTGACTCCGGCAGCAGCTTCACGCCCTGGAGCGCGTCCTGCACCAGCAGGTGCACCTCGCAGCTGCGGCGCAGCGCGGCACGAGGCGCCCCGAAGGACAACAGCGAGCGCGCCAGATGGCTCAGGCGCTCCACCTGCGAGCGCAGCGCGCCCACGGGCAGCTCGCTGCCCGCGGGGGTATGCCGGAGCACGGACAGCGCGGCCTGGATGCCGTTGAGGGCGTTCTTCACCTCATGCGCGATGAGCGAGGCCGCGGTCCCCAGCGCGGCCATGGTCTCCTGGCGTCGCAGCCGCTCCTCGGCCGCCAGCAGCGAACGGTAGGAGTGCCGCAGCAGGAGGATGAAGATGATGAGCGTGCTGCTCAGCAGGGCGATGTGGAACGCCAGCTGCCGCAGGAAGCGCGCCCGGAGACCCGCGGTGGCCGTCTCCTCCTCCAGGACGACCAACAGCAGGTCGCTCTTCCCCACCCACGCGCCCGCGCCCATCATGTGCTTGTCATCCAGCGTCAGCGGCCCCGGCATGTTCGCCAGCGCGCGCAGCCGCCCCGTGGTGTCCCCGGCGCCCAGCTTGAGCCCCACCGGCATCAGGAGCTGACCGTGGTCATCCATCAGCACCAGTGACGTCTGCGCGGTGGGCCGCGTGGGCAGCGCGCTGGCGCGGAGCTCTCCCAGCAGCACGCCCTTGAAGCGGCCCTCCTGGAACATGGGGACGGCGACCACGATGGGGCCCCCCTCCCCTTCCAGCAGGTCGATTTCCGGCTGACGTCCCTCCACCATCCGGCGGAACCAGGGCCGCAGCGGCAGCGGCGAGCGCCCCAGCGGCATGTCCGGAGGGTCGCTCCAGACGCGCTCGCCCTCGGGCGTCAGGAGGGCCACACCCTCCGAGAAGAGGGACGAATGGTAGAAGGCGCTCTCCAGCAGGGCCAGCTCCGCCGGGGAGACGCCGTCGTCGGGAGACAGCGCGGGGTGCCCGGCCACGCGGGCCAGCTCCGCCTCCAACAGCCCCAGGTGGACGCCCAGCGCCTCCGACTGCACCTGCGCCTGGTTGAGCAGCCGGCTCAGCAGCTCCTCGCGCGCGTTGCGCACGTCCTCCACGTAGCCCAGCACGGGGCTCGTCAGCGCCACCAGCCCCACCAGCCCCAGACCGACGAGCGCGGAGCGCCCCCCGCGCCGCTGCGCGTGGGCCAGCTCGCCCGGCGTGGGGGTCAGCGTAGGAAGCGGAGGTGGGGTCGGCGGCAGGTGGGCGGAAGTCATGACAGGGCGTCTTGGGGTTTACCCCGGCACGGCAGCACCTTCACGCGCAATCAGGCCACCCGGCCGGGGGCCCGCCCGCTGGAGGGCCGGCCACCGCCCCGTGTCACCCGCTCCCGCGCATGTCCCCGCCATGACGAAGTTGTTGCACATGAGTCACACGTTCGGAAAAGGGGGCGCGCAGAGTGACGGCCCGCCATGCCCCATGTCCTCATCATCGACGACGAACGCGACCTCGCGGAGCTCATTGATTTCAACCTGCGGGGTTCCGGCCTCACCACGCACGTGGCCCACACTGGCGAAGAAGCGCTGGTGGCCGCGCGGGATCAGAATCCCGACCTCGTGCTGCTGGACCTGATGCTGCCGGACATGTCCGGCATCGATGTCTGCCGGCAGCTGCGGGCCAACCCCCAGTCCCGGGGCGTCCTCATCGTCATGCTCACCGCCAAGGGCGAGGAGTCCGACCGCATCCGCGGCTTCGAGGTGGGCGCGGACGACTACGTGGTGAAGCCCTTCAGCGTGCGGGAGCTGGTGCTGCGACTGAAGGCCATCCTCCGCCGCGGCGCGCCCGCGGCCGGCAGCTCGGCGCCGCTGGCGCTGGGGCCCCTGCGCCTGGACGTGGCGTCCCACCGCTTCTTCGTGGAGGAGCGCGAGGTGGCCCTCACCGCGCTGGAGTTCCGGTTGCTGGAGCACCTGCTCGCCCGCCTGGGCCGGGTGCAGACACGTGAGCAGTTGCTGGAAGAGGTGTGGGGCCTGTCCTCCTCCCTGGAGACGCGCACCATCGACACCCACGTCATGCGCCTGCGCGACAAGCTGGGCCCAGCGCGCGCGCTGCTGGAGACGGTCCGCGGTGTCGGCTACCGGATGCTGGACCCAGC from Myxococcus xanthus encodes the following:
- a CDS encoding sensor histidine kinase — encoded protein: MTSAHLPPTPPPLPTLTPTPGELAHAQRRGGRSALVGLGLVGLVALTSPVLGYVEDVRNAREELLSRLLNQAQVQSEALGVHLGLLEAELARVAGHPALSPDDGVSPAELALLESAFYHSSLFSEGVALLTPEGERVWSDPPDMPLGRSPLPLRPWFRRMVEGRQPEIDLLEGEGGPIVVAVPMFQEGRFKGVLLGELRASALPTRPTAQTSLVLMDDHGQLLMPVGLKLGAGDTTGRLRALANMPGPLTLDDKHMMGAGAWVGKSDLLLVVLEEETATAGLRARFLRQLAFHIALLSSTLIIFILLLRHSYRSLLAAEERLRRQETMAALGTAASLIAHEVKNALNGIQAALSVLRHTPAGSELPVGALRSQVERLSHLARSLLSFGAPRAALRRSCEVHLLVQDALQGVKLLPESEAVALTTSLEESLWVQGDAALLVSAIDNVLRNAVEAGAVAKDTGMQLAPWVSVRLTRDDHDAVLVVEDNAGGVDPRLEPRLWEPFATGRAKGVGLGLPMARASVEAHGGSLNYVRSPLGSRFTLRLPLEVAR
- a CDS encoding response regulator, yielding MPHVLIIDDERDLAELIDFNLRGSGLTTHVAHTGEEALVAARDQNPDLVLLDLMLPDMSGIDVCRQLRANPQSRGVLIVMLTAKGEESDRIRGFEVGADDYVVKPFSVRELVLRLKAILRRGAPAAGSSAPLALGPLRLDVASHRFFVEEREVALTALEFRLLEHLLARLGRVQTREQLLEEVWGLSSSLETRTIDTHVMRLRDKLGPARALLETVRGVGYRMLDPAAG